Proteins from a genomic interval of archaeon BMS3Bbin15:
- the iolG gene encoding inositol 2-dehydrogenase: protein MINVAVIGTGNMGRNHVRVYSEIDDVNLVAVSDINENTGKKISQKFKCQYYKDYKEMISKEKIDAVSIAVPTGHHEGVALECLKHNIHVLIEKPITDTIDKGERLWQKAREYGVLLMVGHIERYNPAVIALKKIMDEGRLGKIISIVAKRVGVFPPQIKDANVILDLGIHDLDLFNYMLGKEPREVYTKGGTALGSEREDHALIMLDYGDVSCFAQTNWITPVKIRNLAVTGTKGYAELNYITQELNIFESVYEKTHDSFGDFILEFGTPNEIKLSVKKEEPLKLEIKNFINAVQGKSAPLVTGDDGIKALKIALKSIESYRKGYPITLG, encoded by the coding sequence ATGATTAATGTAGCTGTCATAGGAACAGGAAATATGGGTCGAAATCACGTCAGAGTTTATTCGGAGATAGATGATGTAAATCTGGTAGCTGTTTCCGACATAAATGAGAATACCGGGAAAAAAATTTCTCAGAAATTTAAATGCCAATACTACAAAGACTACAAAGAAATGATATCTAAGGAGAAGATTGATGCAGTATCAATAGCTGTACCCACAGGACATCATGAGGGTGTGGCCCTGGAATGTCTAAAACATAATATCCATGTTCTAATAGAAAAGCCCATTACTGATACCATAGACAAGGGTGAAAGATTATGGCAAAAAGCCAGGGAATATGGAGTCCTATTGATGGTTGGACATATTGAGAGGTATAACCCTGCTGTTATTGCCCTTAAAAAGATTATGGATGAAGGGCGATTAGGGAAAATAATATCCATTGTTGCAAAGAGAGTCGGAGTATTTCCTCCACAAATAAAGGATGCAAATGTAATCCTGGACTTAGGAATCCATGACCTTGACCTCTTTAATTACATGCTGGGAAAAGAACCCAGAGAAGTTTACACCAAAGGAGGTACGGCCTTAGGAAGTGAAAGGGAAGACCATGCCTTAATAATGCTGGATTATGGTGATGTTTCATGTTTTGCCCAGACAAACTGGATTACTCCGGTAAAAATCCGTAATCTGGCAGTCACAGGCACAAAGGGTTATGCTGAACTGAATTATATAACCCAGGAATTGAATATTTTTGAAAGCGTATATGAGAAGACCCATGATTCCTTCGGGGATTTCATATTGGAGTTTGGAACTCCAAATGAGATCAAGCTGAGTGTGAAAAAGGAAGAGCCTCTAAAGCTGGAAATAAAAAATTTCATTAATGCAGTTCAGGGAAAATCTGCCCCCCTTGTCACAGGAGATGATGGAATAAAGGCACTGAAAATTGCATTGAAATCGATAGAATCTTATAGGAAGGGATATCCAATCACCTTGGGATGA
- the tagO_2 gene encoding putative undecaprenyl-phosphate N-acetylglucosaminyl 1-phosphate transferase: protein MEPLLIIPFIVSLATAYFLIPWWIKAAHHIDLVGKDMNKYEKPPVAEMGGIAVVSAFVAGVLAYIGLSTFYFHQSSFLIYLLAALSTVLIITIIGMLDDLLGWKMGLKQWQKPLLTLVAALPMMVVNAGQSGMVLPFIGGVNLGLLYPLFVIPLGIAGAANGFNMLAGYNGLEAGMGIIILSTLGIAAFIAKASWVAMLAFIMVFALIAFLRYNWFPARIFPGDTLTYSVGALIAVVAILGNIEKLAVVLFIPYFLDFILPIRSKFKTEAFALPNHDNSLEMPYGENIRGIYDTTHLGLYLLKKIKNKVYEKDIVLLIIGLEFFIAILGYWVVQG, encoded by the coding sequence ATGGAGCCTTTACTGATTATCCCTTTTATTGTTAGCCTTGCCACAGCCTATTTTCTTATTCCATGGTGGATTAAAGCTGCCCACCACATAGACCTTGTGGGTAAGGATATGAATAAGTACGAAAAGCCGCCTGTGGCTGAGATGGGTGGTATAGCAGTTGTGAGTGCCTTTGTTGCAGGGGTTCTGGCATATATAGGGCTGAGCACATTTTATTTTCATCAGAGCAGTTTCTTAATATACCTCCTTGCCGCTCTCAGCACAGTGCTGATAATAACAATAATAGGCATGCTGGATGATTTGCTTGGATGGAAAATGGGCTTGAAGCAGTGGCAGAAACCTCTTTTAACTCTTGTTGCGGCTCTGCCTATGATGGTTGTGAATGCCGGACAGAGTGGTATGGTTCTTCCCTTTATCGGAGGGGTGAACCTTGGCTTACTTTACCCACTTTTTGTTATCCCTCTGGGTATAGCCGGTGCTGCAAATGGCTTCAATATGCTCGCAGGCTACAATGGCCTTGAAGCAGGAATGGGAATTATTATTTTATCAACCCTGGGCATAGCCGCATTTATAGCAAAAGCTTCCTGGGTGGCAATGCTTGCCTTTATAATGGTGTTTGCCCTGATAGCTTTCCTGCGCTACAACTGGTTTCCAGCCAGAATTTTCCCGGGAGATACTCTCACCTACAGCGTGGGGGCGTTGATTGCTGTTGTGGCCATCCTAGGAAATATAGAGAAGCTTGCTGTGGTTCTTTTCATTCCCTATTTCCTGGACTTTATACTACCTATACGGAGTAAGTTTAAAACAGAGGCCTTTGCCTTACCAAATCACGATAATAGCCTTGAGATGCCCTATGGGGAAAATATTCGAGGGATATACGATACCACACATCTGGGGCTTTACCTCTTGAAAAAAATAAAAAATAAAGTTTATGAAAAGGATATTGTACTTTTAATAATTGGGCTTGAATTTTTTATTGCCATATTAGGCTATTGGGTGGTACAGGGATGA
- the aioB gene encoding arsenite oxidase subunit AioB precursor yields the protein MITSCMRCIFLNDEKIDESKRKFLKMVSIGSAVVAFAGFVPSLSYLIPRSVGVKGFPTLTLVKPDGTPIHTSDILPNTPKIVLFEYPLLNEPNFLLNLDKNVPGGVGPKNSVVAYSAICEHLGCIPPSIKYYPPGSPEHGGYIFCACHGSTYDPFDRAKIITGPTVLPQPMVLLTYDIASDTYRATKMFKPVIYGHKDDLKGGSPPTTNKTIVKVL from the coding sequence ATGATAACGTCCTGTATGAGGTGTATCTTTTTGAATGACGAAAAAATAGATGAATCAAAAAGAAAGTTTTTGAAGATGGTGAGCATCGGTTCGGCAGTGGTTGCATTTGCTGGTTTTGTGCCGTCTTTATCATATTTAATTCCACGCTCGGTGGGAGTAAAGGGTTTTCCCACTCTGACACTGGTAAAGCCTGATGGAACACCCATACATACCAGCGATATACTTCCGAATACTCCTAAAATAGTGCTTTTTGAGTATCCACTTTTAAATGAACCGAATTTTCTTTTGAATCTGGACAAAAATGTACCGGGGGGTGTGGGGCCGAAAAACTCTGTTGTGGCATACAGCGCCATATGTGAGCATCTGGGATGTATACCTCCAAGCATTAAATATTATCCACCTGGCTCACCGGAGCATGGAGGTTATATTTTCTGCGCATGTCATGGCAGTACTTATGACCCATTTGATAGGGCAAAAATTATAACCGGTCCGACCGTACTGCCACAACCAATGGTTCTCCTAACCTATGACATAGCTAGCGATACCTACAGAGCTACAAAGATGTTCAAGCCGGTGATATACGGACACAAAGATGACCTCAAGGGTGGTAGTCCACCTACAACGAATAAGACAATTGTAAAAGTTCTATAA
- the petB gene encoding cytochrome bc complex cytochrome b subunit yields MEIGDTIWKWIDSRAHISDIPLRGMPDYALNVSYWTGGFLGAAFIYLIATGIFLMLYYQPGKATAYLSTKYILTKVSYGNLILTSHQYMAYAMIFIVFVHFFRNYYLGNYKKPRELTWIIGIVMSVIVLVMGFTGYFLPYTEVSADATDVGIGLAKVIPGIGPLLASIFAGNGTLASEFPRILTFHVVLLPAILLILFGLHMYLFEQNEIAPPVGAEEDDASQRSIPWFPVYLAYSLAVSLLLWGVVLIWSALQPLTLGPPAGSPIKILPMPEWYLAAYYKVVDFNPISYHIVYLLMGLVIFLLAVPFLDRNKSRAMRDRPFFIAIGTTNLIYLVIYTAWAYLQPGIPVSPTVWAPIMFGILIIDFVIAYLFHFRYQKIKKSKEVPPV; encoded by the coding sequence ATGGAAATAGGAGATACGATATGGAAATGGATTGATTCCAGAGCACATATATCTGATATTCCACTAAGAGGCATGCCAGATTATGCATTGAATGTGAGTTATTGGACAGGAGGATTTCTGGGTGCAGCCTTTATATATCTTATAGCTACAGGCATATTTTTGATGCTCTATTATCAGCCTGGGAAGGCCACTGCATATTTGAGCACCAAATACATACTCACAAAGGTTTCCTATGGAAATTTGATATTGACCTCGCATCAGTATATGGCTTATGCAATGATATTTATTGTATTTGTGCATTTTTTCAGAAACTATTATTTAGGAAATTACAAGAAGCCAAGAGAACTGACATGGATAATTGGAATAGTGATGTCTGTTATTGTATTAGTGATGGGGTTTACAGGATATTTCCTCCCATATACAGAAGTATCGGCAGACGCAACAGATGTTGGAATTGGGCTTGCTAAAGTTATACCTGGGATTGGCCCACTGCTGGCATCAATATTTGCTGGTAACGGTACACTGGCATCTGAATTCCCCAGAATTCTGACATTCCATGTTGTGTTACTTCCTGCAATATTATTGATACTCTTTGGACTGCATATGTATCTATTTGAGCAGAATGAGATTGCACCTCCTGTAGGTGCTGAAGAAGATGACGCCAGCCAGAGAAGTATCCCATGGTTTCCTGTATATCTTGCCTATTCACTTGCTGTCTCTTTACTTTTGTGGGGAGTTGTACTTATATGGTCTGCGCTTCAACCGCTTACTCTGGGACCACCGGCAGGGTCACCTATAAAAATATTGCCTATGCCGGAGTGGTACCTGGCAGCATATTATAAGGTGGTAGATTTTAATCCAATAAGTTATCATATTGTATATCTGCTTATGGGATTGGTAATCTTCTTGCTGGCTGTTCCATTTCTGGATAGAAATAAGAGTAGAGCTATGAGAGATAGACCTTTTTTCATAGCAATAGGAACAACAAACTTAATCTACCTTGTAATTTATACAGCATGGGCATATTTACAGCCAGGGATACCTGTTTCGCCGACAGTATGGGCACCAATAATGTTTGGAATACTAATAATTGACTTTGTGATAGCATATCTATTCCACTTCAGATACCAGAAGATTAAGAAATCTAAAGAGGTGCCACCTGTATGA